The following proteins come from a genomic window of Larimichthys crocea isolate SSNF chromosome XV, L_crocea_2.0, whole genome shotgun sequence:
- the usp19 gene encoding ubiquitin carboxyl-terminal hydrolase 19 isoform X2 yields MASSGGGGGGETVGRRGGAQQRGGGGGGGGGGGDGRDNSSELSSSTSKKKQKDRANQESREAKRAAAAVDGVIAEVKKDVFVDWKQNVNEVTVRLRCGEGVQRIEDINTTFTDTHCHVCFPDGRQWSCQLQEEIEASCSRVQYKEKGGFLHVIMQKKIPFHIWPSLKSNKKEKEAAPPETKYVKELALDSSEKSKPSSSQPHLQPQPPSSPAPGESKRSGGKGERGAKRCLKNKAACDKAATDSVGGKGGAGDGSATTGKPATVTTGEQQPQEPSAKRTIVRPPKTTKEAASPADRGAHTVKSTVANGKAQHTHEPAGRSPQTQRRDGDNRAERLSSDQEHKTAASHTNKTQVAEKRSQSSDGSGATAHGSDSQPAAPVGTSDCFDNEAHSASLETVGDRTDSEPEKKPVEQESEQDTLTRQQLESRETGPIPAAGVPAKRGESPGLSPRRGSCDGEEKRDQSKEEPPLELKQQEAPEPMVNLQFVKNDSYEKGTDLMVVNVYMKGICRDTARVIFREQDFTLIFQTSDTNFLRLHSDCGPNTVFKWQVKLRNLIQPEQCSYSFTPSRLDITLKKRHSQRWGGLEAPATQVGGAKVAVPSSPGCMEKSQPGSSQHSLPAKEEPPRVGEEKPKAPKASSRVEDGGLDTVAPRTVSEHVTITKTEPAVTTPKPTCMVQPMTHAPPASNERHEEEEEKKVCLPGFTGLVNLGNTCFMNSVIQSLSNTRELRDYFHDRAFEAEINCNNPLGTGGRLAIGFAVLLRALWKGTHHAFQPSKLKAIVASKASQFTGYAQHDAQEFMAFLLDGLHEDLNRIQNKPYTETVDSDGRLDEVVAEEAWQRHKMRNDSFIVDLFQGQFKSKLVCPTCSKVSITFDPFLYLPVPLPQKQKVLSVFYFAKEPHKKPIKFLVSVSKENSSTAEVLESISRSVRIKAENLRLAEVGKNRFQRMFLPSHSLDTVSSSDMLFCFEVLSKDMAKERVVLLRVQQRLQVPNIPISKCAACMKPPGSEEDKLKRCTRCYRVGYCNQACQRTHWPNHKGLCRPNTESVGLPFLVSVPESRLSYSRLTQLLEGYSRFSVNVFQPPFQSGRTSPETSQCRADLPPVPAGSPDVPKDEAMGGSGTVGAADVEPESPSLLPESQADCAQASAPHSGESDSLSSSQTSLSTTRTTDSGFSEPVSSMSCSLDPHAEKETSCEKAVRPEAAVTGYQHPSESASGHGSQFYIALLDSDNKEQRLDEREDLLADLPEDATLELVWKNKERLKEYVLVSSKELEYEEDPGSLSETARAGHFTLEQCLNLFTKPEVLAPEEAWYCPKCQQHREASKQLLLWRLPNVLIIQLKRFSFRSFIWRDKINDMVDFPVRNLDLSNFCIGQKDEMQQPPIYDLYAVINHYGGMIGGHYTAYARLPSDKNSQRSDVGWRLFDDSTVTMVEESQVVTRYAYVLFYRRRNSPVERPPRFLRPVGAESPTAAGATASQASLIWRELEEEEEGFDEEPRGGLFRSALRRGQTARNRHEEDEDRSRGSVRRHRRRRMSDYPDDDCVRYFVLGTLAALFALLVNLVYPLLYKLDLSRG; encoded by the exons ATGGCCAGCAGCGGCGGCGGAGGAGGTGGTGAGACGGTGGGCCGTCGTGGCGGGgctcagcagagaggaggaggtggtggtggaggcggCGGTGGCGGTGACGGACGGGACAACAGCTCAGAGCTGTCGTCCAGTACCAGcaagaagaagcagaaggacAGGGCCAaccaggagagcagagaggccAAGagggcagctgcagcagtagaTGGGGTTATAGCAGAGGTCAAGAAAG atgtgtttgtggACTGGAAGCAGAATGTCAATGAAGTGACTGTCAGGCTGCGCTGTGGGGAGGGCGTGCAGAGGATAGAGGATATCAACACAAccttcactgacacacactgccACGTGTGCTTCCCCG ATGGACGGCAGTGGAGCTGCCAACTGCAGGAGGAAATTGAGGCCTCATGTAGCAGAGTTCAGTACAAGGAGAAGGGAGGATTCCTGCACGTCATCATGCAGAAGAAGATTCCCTTTCACATCTGGCCTTCGCTTAAG TCaaacaagaaggagaaggaggcagCACCCCCAGAGACCAAATATGTCAAGGAGCTGGCCTTGGATTCTTCGGAGAAATCCAAACCGTCCTCCTCGCAGCCACACCTGCAACCCCAGCCTCCCTCCTCACCTGCGCCCGGCGAGTCAAAGCGCAGCGGGGGCAAAGGCGAGCGTGGCGCCAAGCGCTGCCTGAAAAACAAAGCGGCATGCGACAAGGCCGCAACAGACTCTGTAGGGGGGAAAGGTGGAGCTGGAGACGGCTCAGCCACCACAGGCAAGCCCGCTACCGTCACGACAGGCGAACAGCAGCCTCAGGAACCCAGTGCCAAGCGCACCATCGTACGGCCGCCCAAGACCACCAAGGAGGCCGCCTCACCAGCCGACAGGGGCGCGCACACTGTCAAGTCCACAGTAGCCAATGGTAAagctcaacacacacatgagcCCGCTGGTCGGAGCCCACAGACACAACGCAGAGATGGAGACAACCGAGCAGAGAGACTCAGCAGTGACCAGGAACATAAAACTGCTGCCAGCCATACCAACAAAACTCAG gTGGCAGAGAAGCGAAGCCAGTCGTCAGACGGATCCGGAGCAACAGCACATGGCAGCGACAGCCAACCAGCAGCTCCCGTCGGCACCAGTGACTGCTTCGACAATGAGGCGCACTCCGCTTCACTGGAAACTGTGGGAGACAGAACTGACTCTGAGCCAGAGAAAAAGCCTGTTGAGCAGGAATCAGAGCAGGATACTCTGACCCGCCAGCAGCTTGAATCAAGAGAGACAGGTCCAATACCAGCTGCTGGAGTGCCTGCCAAACGAGGCGAGTCACCTGGACTATCGCCGAGGCGGGGCAGCTGTGACGGAGAGGAGAAGCGGGACCAGTCGAAGGAGGAGCCTCCTCTGGAGTTAAAGCAACAGGAAG CCCCGGAGCCGATGGTTAACCTGCAGTTTGTGAAGAACGATTCATACGAGAAGGGCACGGACCTGATGGTGGTTAATGTTTACATGAAGGGGATCTGCAGGGACACGGCCAGGGTCATCTTCAGGGAACAGGACTTCACCCTCATCTTCCAGACAAG CGATACCAACTTTCTGCGGCTTCATTCAGACTGCGGGCCGAACACGGTCTTCAAGTGGCAAGTCAAACTCAG GAACCTGATCCAGCCTGAGCAGTGCAGCTACTCCTTCACCCCGTCCCGGCTGGACATCACCCTGAAGAAGAGGCACAGCCAGCGCTGGGGGGGTCTGGAGGCCCCTGCCACACAAG TGGGTGGCGCCAAAGTTGCTGTGCCCTCCAGCCCTGGTTGCATGGAGAAGAGCCAGCCAGGAAGCAGCCAGCACAGCCTGCCAGCCAAGGAGGAGCCTCCGAGGGTCGGGGAGGAGAAACCCAAGGCCCCTAAGGCTTCATCCAGGGTGGAGGATGGCGGTCTGGATACTGTGGCTCCTCGCACCGTCTCTGAGCATGTCACCATCACCAAGACGGAGCCCGCTGTCACCACG CCTAAACCGACCTGCATGGTGCAGCCCATGACCCACGCACCTCCTGCCAGCAATGAGCGGcacgaagaagaggaggagaagaaggtgTGCCTGCCTGGTTTTACAGGATTGGTCAACCTCGGCAACACCTGCTTTATGAACAGTGTCATCCAATCCCTGTCCAACACCAGAGAACTCAGGGATTACTTCCACG ATCGAGCATTTGAGGCAGAAATCAACTGCAATAATCCGCTGGGAACAGGAGGCAGGCTGGCCATTGGCTTTGCCGTGCTGCTCAGGGCCCTTTGGAAAGGAACACACCACGCCTTCCAACCCTCGAAACTCAAG GCGATTGTGGCCAGTAAAGCCAGTCAGTTTACAGGTTACGCCCAGCACGATGCCCAGGAGTTCATGGCTTTCTTGCTGGATGGGCTCCACGAGGACTTGAACCGCATCCAGAATAAACCGTACACAGAGACGGTCGACTCTGACGGACGGCTGGATGAG GTGGTGGCGGAGGAGGCGTGGCAGAGGCACAAGATGAGAAATGACTCCTTCATAGTGGACCTCTTCCAAGGCCAGTTCAAATCCAAGCTTGTCTGTCCCACATGCTCCAAG GTGTCCATCACCTTTGACCCATTCCTCTACCTGCCTGTGCCCCTGCCCCAGAAACAAAAGGTGCTCTCAGTTTTCTACTTTGCGAAGGAACCTCATAAAAAACCCATCAAG TTTTTGGTGAGCGTGAGCAAGGAGAACTCCAGCACTGCTGAAGTCCTCGAATCCATCTCCAGGAGTGTCAGGATCAAAGCAGAGAACCTCAGACTGGCAGAG GTGGGGAAGAACCGCTTCCAGCGCATGTTCCTTCCGTCTCATTCCCTGGACACAGTGTCCTCCTCAGACATGCTGTTCTGCTTTGAGGTGCTTTCCAAAGACATGGCCAAAGAGAGAGTGGTACTGCTCAGAGTGCAGCag AGACTGCAGGTCCCTAACATCCCCATCTCAAAGTGTGCTGCCTGCATGAAGCCTCCCGGGTCCGAGGAAGACAAGTTGAAGCGGTGCACTCGCTGCTATCGCGTCGGCTACTGCAATCA AGCGTGTCAGAGGACCCACTGGCCCAATCACAAAGGTCTGTGTCGACCCAACACAGAGAGTGTGGGCCTCCCTTTCTTGGTCAGCGTGCCGGAGTCTCGACTCTCATATTCCCGCCTCACCCAGCTACTAGAGGGTTACTCCAG gttttCCGTCAACGTGTTCCAGCCTCCTTTCCAGTCAGGCAGGACGTCCCCCGAAACATCCCAGTGCCGGGCTGACCTCCCCCCAGTGCCGGCAGGCTCACCTGATGTGCCCAAGGATGAGGCCATGGGTGGTAGTGGTACTGTAGGAGCAGCTGATGTGGAGCCAGAGAGCCCCTCTCTGCTGCCTGAATCCCAGGCAGACTGCGCTCAGGCCTCAGCCCCCCACTCTGGAGAGTCCgattccctctcctcctcccagaCCTCACTCTCCACCACACGGACTACAGATTCAGGATTCTCTGAGCCAGTCTCCTCCATGTCCTGCTCTCTGGATCCTCATGCTGAAAAAGAGACATCGTGTGAGAAGGCAGTGCGGCCAGAGG CTGCAGTAACAGGCTATCAGCATCCAAGTGAGTCAGCATCAGGTCATGGCAGTCAGTTCTATATAGCTCTGCTGGACTCTGACAACAAGGAGCAGAGGCTGGACGAGAGAG AGGACCTGCTCGCCGACCTCCCTGAGGATGCGACCCTGGAGCTggtgtggaaaaacaaagagcGTCTGAAGGAGTACGTGCTGGTGAGCTCCAAGGAGCTGGAGTATGAGGAGGACCCCGGCTCCCTGAGCGAGACGGCCAGAGCGGGACACTTCACCCTGGAGCAGTGCCTCAACCTCTTCACAAAGCCAGAGGTGCTGGCACCAGAAGAGGCATG gtactGTCCAAAGTGCCAGCAACACCGAGAGGCCTCAAAACAACTGCTGCTGTGGCGGCTGCCCAACGTTTTGATCATCCAGCTCAAACGCTTCTCCTTCAGGAGTTTCATCTGGAGGGATAAGATCAACGACATGGTTGATTTCCCCGTCAG GAATCTGGATCTGAGTAATTTCTGTATCGGCCAGAAGGACGAGATGCAACAACCCCCCATCTATGACTTGTATGCAGTCATCAACCACTATGGAGGAATGATAGGAGGCCACTACACGGCCTACGCTCGCCTGCCGAGTGACAAGAACAGCCAGCGCAGCGATGTTG GCTGGCGTCTGTTTGATGACAGCACCGTGACAATGGTGGAGGAGAGTCAGGTGGTGACGCGCTACGCCTACGTCCTGTTCTACCGACGACGAAACTCCCCCGTGGAGAGGCCACCGCGCTTCCTCAGGCCCGTAGGAGCAGAGTCGCCCACCGCTGCAGGAGCTACTGCCAGCCAG GCCTCTCTAATATGGCGGGaactggaggaagaagaggaggggttCGACGAAGAGCCCCGAGGTGGACTGTTCCGGTCTGCGCTGCGGAGGGGACAAACGGCGAGAAACAGACACGAGGAAGACGAAGACCGAAGCCGAGGGTCGGTGCGACGGCACCGCAGGCGGAGGATGTCGGACTATCCTGATGATGACTGCGTGCGATACTTTGTTCTGGGCACCCTGGCGGCTTTGTTCGCTCTCCTCGTCAATCTAGTCTACCCTCTGCTTTACAAACTGGACCTGAGCCGTGGCTAG
- the usp19 gene encoding ubiquitin carboxyl-terminal hydrolase 19 isoform X1, which yields MASSGGGGGGETVGRRGGAQQRGGGGGGGGGGGDGRDNSSELSSSTSKKKQKDRANQESREAKRAAAAVDGVIAEVKKDVFVDWKQNVNEVTVRLRCGEGVQRIEDINTTFTDTHCHVCFPDGRQWSCQLQEEIEASCSRVQYKEKGGFLHVIMQKKIPFHIWPSLKSNKKEKEAAPPETKYVKELALDSSEKSKPSSSQPHLQPQPPSSPAPGESKRSGGKGERGAKRCLKNKAACDKAATDSVGGKGGAGDGSATTGKPATVTTGEQQPQEPSAKRTIVRPPKTTKEAASPADRGAHTVKSTVANGKAQHTHEPAGRSPQTQRRDGDNRAERLSSDQEHKTAASHTNKTQVAEKRSQSSDGSGATAHGSDSQPAAPVGTSDCFDNEAHSASLETVGDRTDSEPEKKPVEQESEQDTLTRQQLESRETGPIPAAGVPAKRGESPGLSPRRGSCDGEEKRDQSKEEPPLELKQQEAPEPMVNLQFVKNDSYEKGTDLMVVNVYMKGICRDTARVIFREQDFTLIFQTSDTNFLRLHSDCGPNTVFKWQVKLRNLIQPEQCSYSFTPSRLDITLKKRHSQRWGGLEAPATQGAVGGAKVAVPSSPGCMEKSQPGSSQHSLPAKEEPPRVGEEKPKAPKASSRVEDGGLDTVAPRTVSEHVTITKTEPAVTTPKPTCMVQPMTHAPPASNERHEEEEEKKVCLPGFTGLVNLGNTCFMNSVIQSLSNTRELRDYFHDRAFEAEINCNNPLGTGGRLAIGFAVLLRALWKGTHHAFQPSKLKAIVASKASQFTGYAQHDAQEFMAFLLDGLHEDLNRIQNKPYTETVDSDGRLDEVVAEEAWQRHKMRNDSFIVDLFQGQFKSKLVCPTCSKVSITFDPFLYLPVPLPQKQKVLSVFYFAKEPHKKPIKFLVSVSKENSSTAEVLESISRSVRIKAENLRLAEVGKNRFQRMFLPSHSLDTVSSSDMLFCFEVLSKDMAKERVVLLRVQQRLQVPNIPISKCAACMKPPGSEEDKLKRCTRCYRVGYCNQACQRTHWPNHKGLCRPNTESVGLPFLVSVPESRLSYSRLTQLLEGYSRFSVNVFQPPFQSGRTSPETSQCRADLPPVPAGSPDVPKDEAMGGSGTVGAADVEPESPSLLPESQADCAQASAPHSGESDSLSSSQTSLSTTRTTDSGFSEPVSSMSCSLDPHAEKETSCEKAVRPEAAVTGYQHPSESASGHGSQFYIALLDSDNKEQRLDEREDLLADLPEDATLELVWKNKERLKEYVLVSSKELEYEEDPGSLSETARAGHFTLEQCLNLFTKPEVLAPEEAWYCPKCQQHREASKQLLLWRLPNVLIIQLKRFSFRSFIWRDKINDMVDFPVRNLDLSNFCIGQKDEMQQPPIYDLYAVINHYGGMIGGHYTAYARLPSDKNSQRSDVGWRLFDDSTVTMVEESQVVTRYAYVLFYRRRNSPVERPPRFLRPVGAESPTAAGATASQASLIWRELEEEEEGFDEEPRGGLFRSALRRGQTARNRHEEDEDRSRGSVRRHRRRRMSDYPDDDCVRYFVLGTLAALFALLVNLVYPLLYKLDLSRG from the exons ATGGCCAGCAGCGGCGGCGGAGGAGGTGGTGAGACGGTGGGCCGTCGTGGCGGGgctcagcagagaggaggaggtggtggtggaggcggCGGTGGCGGTGACGGACGGGACAACAGCTCAGAGCTGTCGTCCAGTACCAGcaagaagaagcagaaggacAGGGCCAaccaggagagcagagaggccAAGagggcagctgcagcagtagaTGGGGTTATAGCAGAGGTCAAGAAAG atgtgtttgtggACTGGAAGCAGAATGTCAATGAAGTGACTGTCAGGCTGCGCTGTGGGGAGGGCGTGCAGAGGATAGAGGATATCAACACAAccttcactgacacacactgccACGTGTGCTTCCCCG ATGGACGGCAGTGGAGCTGCCAACTGCAGGAGGAAATTGAGGCCTCATGTAGCAGAGTTCAGTACAAGGAGAAGGGAGGATTCCTGCACGTCATCATGCAGAAGAAGATTCCCTTTCACATCTGGCCTTCGCTTAAG TCaaacaagaaggagaaggaggcagCACCCCCAGAGACCAAATATGTCAAGGAGCTGGCCTTGGATTCTTCGGAGAAATCCAAACCGTCCTCCTCGCAGCCACACCTGCAACCCCAGCCTCCCTCCTCACCTGCGCCCGGCGAGTCAAAGCGCAGCGGGGGCAAAGGCGAGCGTGGCGCCAAGCGCTGCCTGAAAAACAAAGCGGCATGCGACAAGGCCGCAACAGACTCTGTAGGGGGGAAAGGTGGAGCTGGAGACGGCTCAGCCACCACAGGCAAGCCCGCTACCGTCACGACAGGCGAACAGCAGCCTCAGGAACCCAGTGCCAAGCGCACCATCGTACGGCCGCCCAAGACCACCAAGGAGGCCGCCTCACCAGCCGACAGGGGCGCGCACACTGTCAAGTCCACAGTAGCCAATGGTAAagctcaacacacacatgagcCCGCTGGTCGGAGCCCACAGACACAACGCAGAGATGGAGACAACCGAGCAGAGAGACTCAGCAGTGACCAGGAACATAAAACTGCTGCCAGCCATACCAACAAAACTCAG gTGGCAGAGAAGCGAAGCCAGTCGTCAGACGGATCCGGAGCAACAGCACATGGCAGCGACAGCCAACCAGCAGCTCCCGTCGGCACCAGTGACTGCTTCGACAATGAGGCGCACTCCGCTTCACTGGAAACTGTGGGAGACAGAACTGACTCTGAGCCAGAGAAAAAGCCTGTTGAGCAGGAATCAGAGCAGGATACTCTGACCCGCCAGCAGCTTGAATCAAGAGAGACAGGTCCAATACCAGCTGCTGGAGTGCCTGCCAAACGAGGCGAGTCACCTGGACTATCGCCGAGGCGGGGCAGCTGTGACGGAGAGGAGAAGCGGGACCAGTCGAAGGAGGAGCCTCCTCTGGAGTTAAAGCAACAGGAAG CCCCGGAGCCGATGGTTAACCTGCAGTTTGTGAAGAACGATTCATACGAGAAGGGCACGGACCTGATGGTGGTTAATGTTTACATGAAGGGGATCTGCAGGGACACGGCCAGGGTCATCTTCAGGGAACAGGACTTCACCCTCATCTTCCAGACAAG CGATACCAACTTTCTGCGGCTTCATTCAGACTGCGGGCCGAACACGGTCTTCAAGTGGCAAGTCAAACTCAG GAACCTGATCCAGCCTGAGCAGTGCAGCTACTCCTTCACCCCGTCCCGGCTGGACATCACCCTGAAGAAGAGGCACAGCCAGCGCTGGGGGGGTCTGGAGGCCCCTGCCACACAAG GTGCAGTGGGTGGCGCCAAAGTTGCTGTGCCCTCCAGCCCTGGTTGCATGGAGAAGAGCCAGCCAGGAAGCAGCCAGCACAGCCTGCCAGCCAAGGAGGAGCCTCCGAGGGTCGGGGAGGAGAAACCCAAGGCCCCTAAGGCTTCATCCAGGGTGGAGGATGGCGGTCTGGATACTGTGGCTCCTCGCACCGTCTCTGAGCATGTCACCATCACCAAGACGGAGCCCGCTGTCACCACG CCTAAACCGACCTGCATGGTGCAGCCCATGACCCACGCACCTCCTGCCAGCAATGAGCGGcacgaagaagaggaggagaagaaggtgTGCCTGCCTGGTTTTACAGGATTGGTCAACCTCGGCAACACCTGCTTTATGAACAGTGTCATCCAATCCCTGTCCAACACCAGAGAACTCAGGGATTACTTCCACG ATCGAGCATTTGAGGCAGAAATCAACTGCAATAATCCGCTGGGAACAGGAGGCAGGCTGGCCATTGGCTTTGCCGTGCTGCTCAGGGCCCTTTGGAAAGGAACACACCACGCCTTCCAACCCTCGAAACTCAAG GCGATTGTGGCCAGTAAAGCCAGTCAGTTTACAGGTTACGCCCAGCACGATGCCCAGGAGTTCATGGCTTTCTTGCTGGATGGGCTCCACGAGGACTTGAACCGCATCCAGAATAAACCGTACACAGAGACGGTCGACTCTGACGGACGGCTGGATGAG GTGGTGGCGGAGGAGGCGTGGCAGAGGCACAAGATGAGAAATGACTCCTTCATAGTGGACCTCTTCCAAGGCCAGTTCAAATCCAAGCTTGTCTGTCCCACATGCTCCAAG GTGTCCATCACCTTTGACCCATTCCTCTACCTGCCTGTGCCCCTGCCCCAGAAACAAAAGGTGCTCTCAGTTTTCTACTTTGCGAAGGAACCTCATAAAAAACCCATCAAG TTTTTGGTGAGCGTGAGCAAGGAGAACTCCAGCACTGCTGAAGTCCTCGAATCCATCTCCAGGAGTGTCAGGATCAAAGCAGAGAACCTCAGACTGGCAGAG GTGGGGAAGAACCGCTTCCAGCGCATGTTCCTTCCGTCTCATTCCCTGGACACAGTGTCCTCCTCAGACATGCTGTTCTGCTTTGAGGTGCTTTCCAAAGACATGGCCAAAGAGAGAGTGGTACTGCTCAGAGTGCAGCag AGACTGCAGGTCCCTAACATCCCCATCTCAAAGTGTGCTGCCTGCATGAAGCCTCCCGGGTCCGAGGAAGACAAGTTGAAGCGGTGCACTCGCTGCTATCGCGTCGGCTACTGCAATCA AGCGTGTCAGAGGACCCACTGGCCCAATCACAAAGGTCTGTGTCGACCCAACACAGAGAGTGTGGGCCTCCCTTTCTTGGTCAGCGTGCCGGAGTCTCGACTCTCATATTCCCGCCTCACCCAGCTACTAGAGGGTTACTCCAG gttttCCGTCAACGTGTTCCAGCCTCCTTTCCAGTCAGGCAGGACGTCCCCCGAAACATCCCAGTGCCGGGCTGACCTCCCCCCAGTGCCGGCAGGCTCACCTGATGTGCCCAAGGATGAGGCCATGGGTGGTAGTGGTACTGTAGGAGCAGCTGATGTGGAGCCAGAGAGCCCCTCTCTGCTGCCTGAATCCCAGGCAGACTGCGCTCAGGCCTCAGCCCCCCACTCTGGAGAGTCCgattccctctcctcctcccagaCCTCACTCTCCACCACACGGACTACAGATTCAGGATTCTCTGAGCCAGTCTCCTCCATGTCCTGCTCTCTGGATCCTCATGCTGAAAAAGAGACATCGTGTGAGAAGGCAGTGCGGCCAGAGG CTGCAGTAACAGGCTATCAGCATCCAAGTGAGTCAGCATCAGGTCATGGCAGTCAGTTCTATATAGCTCTGCTGGACTCTGACAACAAGGAGCAGAGGCTGGACGAGAGAG AGGACCTGCTCGCCGACCTCCCTGAGGATGCGACCCTGGAGCTggtgtggaaaaacaaagagcGTCTGAAGGAGTACGTGCTGGTGAGCTCCAAGGAGCTGGAGTATGAGGAGGACCCCGGCTCCCTGAGCGAGACGGCCAGAGCGGGACACTTCACCCTGGAGCAGTGCCTCAACCTCTTCACAAAGCCAGAGGTGCTGGCACCAGAAGAGGCATG gtactGTCCAAAGTGCCAGCAACACCGAGAGGCCTCAAAACAACTGCTGCTGTGGCGGCTGCCCAACGTTTTGATCATCCAGCTCAAACGCTTCTCCTTCAGGAGTTTCATCTGGAGGGATAAGATCAACGACATGGTTGATTTCCCCGTCAG GAATCTGGATCTGAGTAATTTCTGTATCGGCCAGAAGGACGAGATGCAACAACCCCCCATCTATGACTTGTATGCAGTCATCAACCACTATGGAGGAATGATAGGAGGCCACTACACGGCCTACGCTCGCCTGCCGAGTGACAAGAACAGCCAGCGCAGCGATGTTG GCTGGCGTCTGTTTGATGACAGCACCGTGACAATGGTGGAGGAGAGTCAGGTGGTGACGCGCTACGCCTACGTCCTGTTCTACCGACGACGAAACTCCCCCGTGGAGAGGCCACCGCGCTTCCTCAGGCCCGTAGGAGCAGAGTCGCCCACCGCTGCAGGAGCTACTGCCAGCCAG GCCTCTCTAATATGGCGGGaactggaggaagaagaggaggggttCGACGAAGAGCCCCGAGGTGGACTGTTCCGGTCTGCGCTGCGGAGGGGACAAACGGCGAGAAACAGACACGAGGAAGACGAAGACCGAAGCCGAGGGTCGGTGCGACGGCACCGCAGGCGGAGGATGTCGGACTATCCTGATGATGACTGCGTGCGATACTTTGTTCTGGGCACCCTGGCGGCTTTGTTCGCTCTCCTCGTCAATCTAGTCTACCCTCTGCTTTACAAACTGGACCTGAGCCGTGGCTAG